A genome region from Sphingobium sp. CR2-8 includes the following:
- the rsmD gene encoding 16S rRNA (guanine(966)-N(2))-methyltransferase RsmD — MRIISGQWRGRPLTAPKGDATRPTGDRTRETLFSMLVSRIGSFEGLSVADFFAGSGALGFEALSRGAASCLFVEQDKAALDAIRANGDRLGIRPDVRASSVLSLGSAPKPLDLIFMDPPYGTGAGQVALDKLGRLGWTGSATWISIETDRREDVAVKGFAVDAVRDVGKARITLLRAEDQAFSAGQ, encoded by the coding sequence ATGAGGATCATTTCTGGCCAATGGCGCGGGCGGCCGCTGACCGCACCCAAGGGCGACGCGACGCGACCGACCGGCGACCGGACCCGCGAGACGCTGTTTTCCATGTTGGTGAGCCGGATCGGATCGTTCGAGGGGTTGAGCGTGGCCGACTTCTTCGCCGGGTCAGGGGCGCTGGGGTTCGAGGCGCTGTCCCGGGGCGCGGCGTCCTGCCTGTTCGTGGAGCAGGACAAGGCGGCGCTGGACGCGATCCGCGCCAATGGCGATCGGCTGGGCATCCGGCCGGACGTGCGCGCGTCCAGCGTCCTGTCGCTGGGGTCCGCGCCCAAGCCGCTGGACCTCATCTTCATGGACCCGCCCTATGGAACAGGCGCGGGACAAGTGGCGCTCGACAAGCTGGGGCGGCTGGGTTGGACCGGTAGCGCGACCTGGATCAGCATCGAGACAGACCGACGCGAGGATGTGGCGGTAAAGGGTTTTGCCGTCGACGCGGTGCGGGATGTCGGCAAGGCGCGGATCACGCTGCTGCGGGCGGAAGACCAGGCATTCTCGGCCGGACAATGA
- a CDS encoding Fe-S oxidoreductase gives MKSIMLAGAALLSFTTISGMAVAQDMPAPGSQPPGGAMTPPTEPAPPADPAATPPAAPVPPAAPAAPETDPNAGQPTGAVPADPGMAPAPAGVPKDPAAPMGSSANPVTMGGNMTPPPTEAKDYPICTRTVQDSCINRSEAPKKRKR, from the coding sequence ATGAAATCCATCATGCTTGCAGGCGCTGCATTGCTCAGCTTCACCACCATCAGCGGCATGGCCGTGGCGCAGGATATGCCCGCGCCCGGCAGCCAGCCGCCCGGTGGCGCCATGACCCCGCCCACGGAGCCAGCCCCGCCCGCTGATCCGGCGGCGACGCCGCCTGCTGCGCCCGTGCCCCCGGCCGCCCCCGCCGCACCGGAAACCGACCCCAATGCCGGACAGCCGACCGGCGCGGTGCCGGCCGATCCGGGCATGGCACCCGCCCCCGCAGGCGTGCCCAAGGATCCGGCCGCGCCTATGGGATCGTCCGCCAATCCCGTCACCATGGGTGGCAACATGACGCCTCCGCCGACCGAAGCGAAGGATTACCCCATCTGCACGCGCACGGTGCAGGATAGCTGCATCAATCGCAGCGAAGCGCCGAAAAAGCGCAAGCGCTGA